The following proteins are encoded in a genomic region of Phycodurus eques isolate BA_2022a chromosome 11, UOR_Pequ_1.1, whole genome shotgun sequence:
- the valopa gene encoding vertebrate ancient long opsin a, whose protein sequence is MDALSLSVNAVSYTVAAELSPIDDPFTGPIHNIAPWNFTILALLMFVVTSLSLSENFLVMFATYKFKQLRQPLNYIIVNLAIADFLVSLTGGLISFLTNARGYFFLGRWACVVEGFAVTFFGIVALWSLAVLSFERFFVICRPLGNIRLQAKHAVTGLLFVWIFSFVWTFPPVLGWNRYTVSKIGTTCEPDWYSSDITDHSYIITFFSTCFILPLGLIFFCYGKLLKKLRKVSHGRLATARKPERQVTRMVVVMIIAFMVAWTPYAVFAILVTIHPSIELDARLASIPAFFSKTAAVYNPIIYVFMNRQFRKCIIQLFTGIVAMPESNMNQTSERPGTTADSQTGEMAAIAARIPIGGTGSPRSEDSQTDCGSFAQRPIPENKVCPI, encoded by the exons ATGGATGCTTTAAGTCTGTCCGTGAACGCGGTGTCCTACACTGTGGCGGCTGAGCTGAGCCCGATCGATGACCCGTTCACTGGACCCATCCACAACATCGCGCCGTGGAACTTCACCATTTTGGCCCTGCTCATGTTTGTGGTCACCTCCCTTTCTCTGAGCGAAAACTTCCTCGTCATGTTTGCCACATACAAGTTCAAACAACTCAGACAGCCGCTGAACTACATCATAGTGAATTTGGCCATAGCTGACTTTCTGGTCTCCCTCACAGGAGGACTCATAAGTTTCCTGACTAATGCCAGAGGATATTTCTTCCTGGGCCGTTGGGCTTGTGTGGTGGAGGGCTTTGCTGTCACTTTTTTCG GAATTGTAGCCCTGTGGTCTCTGGCCGTTCTGTCCTTCGAACGATTCTTCGTGATCTGCCGACCTCTGGGTAACATTCGACTGCAAGCCAAACACGCCGTCACGGGTCTGCTCTTCGTCTGGATCTTTTCCTTCGTTTGGACCTTCCCTCCAGTGCTGGGCTGGAACAGATACACTGTCAGCAAGATTGGAACAACCTGTGAGCCTGACTG GTATTCATCCGACATCACTGACCACAGCTACATCATCACTTTCTTCTCCACTTGTTTCATTCTGCCTCTTGGACTTATCTTCTTCTGCTATGGAAAGCTCCTGAAGAAGCTCCGGAAG GTGTCCCATGGTCGTCTGGCCACTGCCAGGAAACCGGAGCGTCAGGTGACCCGTATGGTCGTAGTCATGATTATAGCGTTCATGGTGGCATGGACACCATATGCAGTCTTTGCTATATTGGTTACAATTCATCCAAGCATTGAACTGGATGCGAGGTTGGCTTCCATCCCTGCCTTCTTCTCTAAGACAGCTGCGGTGTATAACCCAATCATCTACGTGTTCATGAACAGACAG TTCAGGAAGTGCATCATCCAGCTCTTCACCGGCATTGTGGCCATGCCGGAAAGCAATATGAACCAGACATCAGAGCGACCAGGAACCACTGCCGACAGTCAAACAGGAGAAATGGCTGCCATCGCGGCCCGTATCCCCATCGGTGGTACAGGATCGCCCAGGTCTGAAGATTCTCAGACTGACTGTGGCTCCTTTGCTCAGCGCCCCATCCCAGAGAACAAAGTGTGTCCGATCTAA